One window of the Sciurus carolinensis chromosome 8, mSciCar1.2, whole genome shotgun sequence genome contains the following:
- the Castor1 gene encoding cytosolic arginine sensor for mTORC1 subunit 1 isoform X2, which yields MELHILEHRVRVLSLARPGLWLYTHPLIKLLFLPCRSRCKFFSLTETPEDYTLMVDEEGFKELPPSEFLQVAEATWLVMNVSSHSGAAVQAAGVTKIARSVITPLAEHHVSVLMLSTYQTDFILVREQDLSVVIHTLAQEFDIYREVGGEPVPVARDDSRNGFPRAQHGPSPTVHPIQSPQNRFCVLTLDPETLPAIATTLIDVLFYSHSAPKEVAPGSPEPSSIPFFAFSLIEGYISIVMDAETQKKFPSDLLLTSSSGELWRMVRIGGQPLGFDECGIVAQIAGPLAAADISAYYISTFNFDHALVPEDGINSVIAVLQRRPEGLAS from the exons ATGGAGCTGCACATCCTAGAGCACCGGGTGCGGGTGTTGAGCCTCGCCCGCCCGGGTCTCTGGCTCTACACCCACCCTCTCATCAAGCTGCTCTTCCTGCCCTGCCGCAGCCG GTGTAAATTCTTCAGCCTGACCGAGACTCCCGAGGATTACACGCTCATGGTGGACGAGGAGGGCTTTAAAG AACTGCCCCCATCTGAATTTCTGCAAGTGGCTGAGGCCACATGGCTGGTGATGAATGTGTCGTCGCACAGTGGTGCAGCAGTGCAGGCTGCTGGGGTCACTAAAATTGCTCGCTCGGTCATCACACCACTGGCTGAGCACCACGTATCTGTGCTGATGCTGTCCACTTACCAGACAGACTTCATCCTG GTGCGGGAGCAGGACCTCTCTGTGGTGATCCACACTCTGGCCCAGGAGTTTGACATTTACCGTGAAGTGGGTGGGGAGCCTGTACCTGTTGCCAGGGATGATTCCAGGAATGGCTTTCCTCGTGCCCAGCATG GGCCCAGCCCCACAGTGCATCCCATTCAGAGTCCGCAGAACCGCTTCTGTGTCCTCACACTGGACCCTGAGACACTGCCCGCCATCGCCACCACCCTCATAGATGTCCTCTTCTACTCGCACAG TGCCCCCAAGGAAGTAGCCCCAGGCAGTCCTGAGCCCAGTTCCATCCCATTCTTCGCCTTCTCCCTCATTGAGGGCTACATCTCTATCGTCATGGATGCTGAGACACAAAAAAA ATTCCCCAGTGACCTCCTGCTGACCAGTTCCTCAGGAGAGCTGTGGAGGATGGTGCGCATCGGTGGACAGCCCCTGGGCTTTG ATGAATGTGGGATTGTGGCCCAGATTGCGGGTCCCCTGGCTGCTGCTGACATCTCTGCATACTACATCAGCACTTTCAATTTTGACCATGCCCTG GTGCCCGAGGATGGTATCAACAGTGTCATTGCAGTCCTCCAGCGAAGGCCAGAGGGCCTGGCCTCCTAA
- the Castor1 gene encoding cytosolic arginine sensor for mTORC1 subunit 1 isoform X1 — protein MELHILEHRVRVLSLARPGLWLYTHPLIKLLFLPCRSRCKFFSLTETPEDYTLMVDEEGFKELPPSEFLQVAEATWLVMNVSSHSGAAVQAAGVTKIARSVITPLAEHHVSVLMLSTYQTDFILVREQDLSVVIHTLAQEFDIYREVGGEPVPVARDDSRNGFPRAQHAGPSPTVHPIQSPQNRFCVLTLDPETLPAIATTLIDVLFYSHSAPKEVAPGSPEPSSIPFFAFSLIEGYISIVMDAETQKKFPSDLLLTSSSGELWRMVRIGGQPLGFDECGIVAQIAGPLAAADISAYYISTFNFDHALVPEDGINSVIAVLQRRPEGLAS, from the exons ATGGAGCTGCACATCCTAGAGCACCGGGTGCGGGTGTTGAGCCTCGCCCGCCCGGGTCTCTGGCTCTACACCCACCCTCTCATCAAGCTGCTCTTCCTGCCCTGCCGCAGCCG GTGTAAATTCTTCAGCCTGACCGAGACTCCCGAGGATTACACGCTCATGGTGGACGAGGAGGGCTTTAAAG AACTGCCCCCATCTGAATTTCTGCAAGTGGCTGAGGCCACATGGCTGGTGATGAATGTGTCGTCGCACAGTGGTGCAGCAGTGCAGGCTGCTGGGGTCACTAAAATTGCTCGCTCGGTCATCACACCACTGGCTGAGCACCACGTATCTGTGCTGATGCTGTCCACTTACCAGACAGACTTCATCCTG GTGCGGGAGCAGGACCTCTCTGTGGTGATCCACACTCTGGCCCAGGAGTTTGACATTTACCGTGAAGTGGGTGGGGAGCCTGTACCTGTTGCCAGGGATGATTCCAGGAATGGCTTTCCTCGTGCCCAGCATG CAGGGCCCAGCCCCACAGTGCATCCCATTCAGAGTCCGCAGAACCGCTTCTGTGTCCTCACACTGGACCCTGAGACACTGCCCGCCATCGCCACCACCCTCATAGATGTCCTCTTCTACTCGCACAG TGCCCCCAAGGAAGTAGCCCCAGGCAGTCCTGAGCCCAGTTCCATCCCATTCTTCGCCTTCTCCCTCATTGAGGGCTACATCTCTATCGTCATGGATGCTGAGACACAAAAAAA ATTCCCCAGTGACCTCCTGCTGACCAGTTCCTCAGGAGAGCTGTGGAGGATGGTGCGCATCGGTGGACAGCCCCTGGGCTTTG ATGAATGTGGGATTGTGGCCCAGATTGCGGGTCCCCTGGCTGCTGCTGACATCTCTGCATACTACATCAGCACTTTCAATTTTGACCATGCCCTG GTGCCCGAGGATGGTATCAACAGTGTCATTGCAGTCCTCCAGCGAAGGCCAGAGGGCCTGGCCTCCTAA
- the Castor1 gene encoding cytosolic arginine sensor for mTORC1 subunit 1 isoform X4 produces the protein MELHILEHRVRVLSLARPGLWLYTHPLIKLLFLPCRSRCKFFSLTETPEDYTLMVDEEGFKELPPSEFLQVAEATWLVMNVSSHSGAAVQAAGVTKIARSVITPLAEHHVSVLMLSTYQTDFILVREQDLSVVIHTLAQEFDIYREVGGEPVPVARDDSRNGFPRAQHAGPSPTVHPIQSPQNRFCVLTLDPETLPAIATTLIDVLFYSHRFPSDLLLTSSSGELWRMVRIGGQPLGFDECGIVAQIAGPLAAADISAYYISTFNFDHALVPEDGINSVIAVLQRRPEGLAS, from the exons ATGGAGCTGCACATCCTAGAGCACCGGGTGCGGGTGTTGAGCCTCGCCCGCCCGGGTCTCTGGCTCTACACCCACCCTCTCATCAAGCTGCTCTTCCTGCCCTGCCGCAGCCG GTGTAAATTCTTCAGCCTGACCGAGACTCCCGAGGATTACACGCTCATGGTGGACGAGGAGGGCTTTAAAG AACTGCCCCCATCTGAATTTCTGCAAGTGGCTGAGGCCACATGGCTGGTGATGAATGTGTCGTCGCACAGTGGTGCAGCAGTGCAGGCTGCTGGGGTCACTAAAATTGCTCGCTCGGTCATCACACCACTGGCTGAGCACCACGTATCTGTGCTGATGCTGTCCACTTACCAGACAGACTTCATCCTG GTGCGGGAGCAGGACCTCTCTGTGGTGATCCACACTCTGGCCCAGGAGTTTGACATTTACCGTGAAGTGGGTGGGGAGCCTGTACCTGTTGCCAGGGATGATTCCAGGAATGGCTTTCCTCGTGCCCAGCATG CAGGGCCCAGCCCCACAGTGCATCCCATTCAGAGTCCGCAGAACCGCTTCTGTGTCCTCACACTGGACCCTGAGACACTGCCCGCCATCGCCACCACCCTCATAGATGTCCTCTTCTACTCGCACAG ATTCCCCAGTGACCTCCTGCTGACCAGTTCCTCAGGAGAGCTGTGGAGGATGGTGCGCATCGGTGGACAGCCCCTGGGCTTTG ATGAATGTGGGATTGTGGCCCAGATTGCGGGTCCCCTGGCTGCTGCTGACATCTCTGCATACTACATCAGCACTTTCAATTTTGACCATGCCCTG GTGCCCGAGGATGGTATCAACAGTGTCATTGCAGTCCTCCAGCGAAGGCCAGAGGGCCTGGCCTCCTAA
- the Castor1 gene encoding cytosolic arginine sensor for mTORC1 subunit 1 isoform X5 translates to MELHILEHRVRVLSLARPGLWLYTHPLIKLLFLPCRSRCKFFSLTETPEDYTLMVDEEGFKELPPSEFLQVAEATWLVMNVSSHSGAAVQAAGVTKIARSVITPLAEHHVSVLMLSTYQTDFILVREQDLSVVIHTLAQEFDIYREVGGEPVPVARDDSRNGFPRAQHGPSPTVHPIQSPQNRFCVLTLDPETLPAIATTLIDVLFYSHRFPSDLLLTSSSGELWRMVRIGGQPLGFDECGIVAQIAGPLAAADISAYYISTFNFDHALVPEDGINSVIAVLQRRPEGLAS, encoded by the exons ATGGAGCTGCACATCCTAGAGCACCGGGTGCGGGTGTTGAGCCTCGCCCGCCCGGGTCTCTGGCTCTACACCCACCCTCTCATCAAGCTGCTCTTCCTGCCCTGCCGCAGCCG GTGTAAATTCTTCAGCCTGACCGAGACTCCCGAGGATTACACGCTCATGGTGGACGAGGAGGGCTTTAAAG AACTGCCCCCATCTGAATTTCTGCAAGTGGCTGAGGCCACATGGCTGGTGATGAATGTGTCGTCGCACAGTGGTGCAGCAGTGCAGGCTGCTGGGGTCACTAAAATTGCTCGCTCGGTCATCACACCACTGGCTGAGCACCACGTATCTGTGCTGATGCTGTCCACTTACCAGACAGACTTCATCCTG GTGCGGGAGCAGGACCTCTCTGTGGTGATCCACACTCTGGCCCAGGAGTTTGACATTTACCGTGAAGTGGGTGGGGAGCCTGTACCTGTTGCCAGGGATGATTCCAGGAATGGCTTTCCTCGTGCCCAGCATG GGCCCAGCCCCACAGTGCATCCCATTCAGAGTCCGCAGAACCGCTTCTGTGTCCTCACACTGGACCCTGAGACACTGCCCGCCATCGCCACCACCCTCATAGATGTCCTCTTCTACTCGCACAG ATTCCCCAGTGACCTCCTGCTGACCAGTTCCTCAGGAGAGCTGTGGAGGATGGTGCGCATCGGTGGACAGCCCCTGGGCTTTG ATGAATGTGGGATTGTGGCCCAGATTGCGGGTCCCCTGGCTGCTGCTGACATCTCTGCATACTACATCAGCACTTTCAATTTTGACCATGCCCTG GTGCCCGAGGATGGTATCAACAGTGTCATTGCAGTCCTCCAGCGAAGGCCAGAGGGCCTGGCCTCCTAA
- the Castor1 gene encoding cytosolic arginine sensor for mTORC1 subunit 1 isoform X3 has product MELHILEHRVRVLSLARPGLWLYTHPLIKLLFLPCRSRIPSGCWGPDPKSLALKRRVDLELPPSEFLQVAEATWLVMNVSSHSGAAVQAAGVTKIARSVITPLAEHHVSVLMLSTYQTDFILVREQDLSVVIHTLAQEFDIYREVGGEPVPVARDDSRNGFPRAQHAGPSPTVHPIQSPQNRFCVLTLDPETLPAIATTLIDVLFYSHSAPKEVAPGSPEPSSIPFFAFSLIEGYISIVMDAETQKKFPSDLLLTSSSGELWRMVRIGGQPLGFDECGIVAQIAGPLAAADISAYYISTFNFDHALVPEDGINSVIAVLQRRPEGLAS; this is encoded by the exons ATGGAGCTGCACATCCTAGAGCACCGGGTGCGGGTGTTGAGCCTCGCCCGCCCGGGTCTCTGGCTCTACACCCACCCTCTCATCAAGCTGCTCTTCCTGCCCTGCCGCAGCCG GATTCCTTCCGGATGCTGGGGTCCAGATCCCAAGAGCTTGGCCCTTAAAAGGCGTGTGGATCTGG AACTGCCCCCATCTGAATTTCTGCAAGTGGCTGAGGCCACATGGCTGGTGATGAATGTGTCGTCGCACAGTGGTGCAGCAGTGCAGGCTGCTGGGGTCACTAAAATTGCTCGCTCGGTCATCACACCACTGGCTGAGCACCACGTATCTGTGCTGATGCTGTCCACTTACCAGACAGACTTCATCCTG GTGCGGGAGCAGGACCTCTCTGTGGTGATCCACACTCTGGCCCAGGAGTTTGACATTTACCGTGAAGTGGGTGGGGAGCCTGTACCTGTTGCCAGGGATGATTCCAGGAATGGCTTTCCTCGTGCCCAGCATG CAGGGCCCAGCCCCACAGTGCATCCCATTCAGAGTCCGCAGAACCGCTTCTGTGTCCTCACACTGGACCCTGAGACACTGCCCGCCATCGCCACCACCCTCATAGATGTCCTCTTCTACTCGCACAG TGCCCCCAAGGAAGTAGCCCCAGGCAGTCCTGAGCCCAGTTCCATCCCATTCTTCGCCTTCTCCCTCATTGAGGGCTACATCTCTATCGTCATGGATGCTGAGACACAAAAAAA ATTCCCCAGTGACCTCCTGCTGACCAGTTCCTCAGGAGAGCTGTGGAGGATGGTGCGCATCGGTGGACAGCCCCTGGGCTTTG ATGAATGTGGGATTGTGGCCCAGATTGCGGGTCCCCTGGCTGCTGCTGACATCTCTGCATACTACATCAGCACTTTCAATTTTGACCATGCCCTG GTGCCCGAGGATGGTATCAACAGTGTCATTGCAGTCCTCCAGCGAAGGCCAGAGGGCCTGGCCTCCTAA